One segment of Cynocephalus volans isolate mCynVol1 chromosome 8, mCynVol1.pri, whole genome shotgun sequence DNA contains the following:
- the LOC134382999 gene encoding GTP-binding protein Di-Ras3-like produces MRNACLRFKERLMQRLRPQPTKLVFRNFMSHTRSKDFRVVVLGPAGVGKSALVQRRVRGTFRDTYLPTIEDTYRQVQGCNHAMGALHIIDTTGGHRYPDLQRLAISRGHAFVLVYSVTKKETLEQLKPFYELIREIKGSNLHKFPIVLVGNKRDDRFHRELTLRDGAARALEWNCAFLETSAKLDVNVQELFYMLLNHEKPDTCPPSPQKKSQKPKATEKLPGKCVIM; encoded by the coding sequence ATGCGCAACGCTTGCCTTCGCTTCAAGGAAAGGCTGATGCAGCGGCTGCGACCCCAGCCCACCAAGCTTGTTTTCCGTAACTTCATGTCCCACACGAGGAGCAAAGATTTTCGCGTGGTGGTGCTCGGCCCGGCCGGCGTGGGCAAGAGTGCGCTGGTGCAGAGGCGGGTGCGCGGCACTTTCCGAGACACCTACCTGCCCACCATTGAAGATACCTACCGCCAGGTGCAGGGCTGCAACCACGCCATGGGTGCCCTGCACATCATCGACACCACTGGCGGCCACCGCTACCCAGATCTGCAGCGCCTTGCCATTTCCAGGGGCCATGCCTTCGTCCTGGTCTACTCCGTCACCAAGAAGGAAACCCTGGAGCAGCTGAAGCCCTTCTATGAGCTGATCCGCGAGATCAAAGGCAGCAACCTGCATAAGTTCCCTATCGTGCTGGTGGGCAACAAGAGAGATGACAGGTTCCACAGGGAGCTGACCCTCAGAGATGGTGCTGCCCGTGCGCTCGAGTGGAATTGCGCTTTCCTGGAGACGTCGGCCAAGTTGGATGTCAACGTGCAAGAGCTGTTCTACATGCTGCTGAACCACGAGAAGCCTGACACCTGCCCCCCTAGTCCTCAGAAGAAATCCCAGAAGCCAAAGGCCACCGAGAAGCTGCCTGGCAAGTGCGTCATCATGTAA